The following coding sequences are from one Desulfosoma caldarium window:
- a CDS encoding formylglycine-generating enzyme family protein, whose amino-acid sequence MKKLLALVLCVLGCLATAWWFWPKMPPPLKDGARQLMAQGAAVKETVNTAVRGIFAQGQKQPVLQGQDGQLWVEPITGMRFVWIPGGCFRMGSEASEQGRSRDEGPIHEVCLDGFWMGQREVTRGEFRRFVEDSGYVTDAEREGFSWVYTGRWEKRGGYSWRRPGFYQDETHPVVHVSFNDASAMAKWLGEKAQAAIGLPTEAQWEYACRSGRLEARHWGDDPKEACAYANVADRTAAKDFPSWTVHECFDGFVFTAPVGTYRPNAYGLHDMLGNVWEWCADGYDPQAYRKHGSKNPAVLGPAVTARVIRGGSWYSRPDDARCAKRDALSRPDRRSQDLGFRLVRQ is encoded by the coding sequence ATGAAGAAACTTCTCGCTCTCGTTTTGTGTGTTCTTGGGTGTCTCGCCACGGCTTGGTGGTTTTGGCCCAAGATGCCGCCCCCCCTCAAGGATGGAGCGCGGCAGCTCATGGCGCAAGGGGCTGCGGTCAAGGAAACCGTGAACACAGCGGTTCGAGGCATCTTTGCCCAAGGTCAAAAGCAGCCCGTCCTTCAGGGCCAGGACGGCCAGCTATGGGTGGAACCCATCACAGGCATGAGGTTTGTCTGGATTCCCGGCGGGTGCTTTCGCATGGGCAGCGAGGCTTCGGAACAAGGTCGGAGTCGAGATGAAGGGCCGATCCACGAGGTGTGCCTGGACGGTTTTTGGATGGGTCAGAGGGAAGTGACGCGGGGCGAGTTTCGGCGTTTTGTGGAAGATTCCGGCTATGTGACCGATGCGGAAAGGGAAGGCTTTAGCTGGGTGTACACGGGTAGATGGGAAAAGCGCGGAGGCTATTCGTGGAGGCGCCCCGGGTTTTATCAGGATGAGACGCATCCGGTGGTTCATGTCTCATTCAATGACGCCTCGGCCATGGCCAAGTGGCTTGGAGAGAAAGCGCAGGCGGCCATTGGCCTGCCGACGGAAGCGCAATGGGAATACGCGTGTCGATCCGGACGACTGGAGGCCCGCCATTGGGGAGACGACCCTAAGGAGGCGTGCGCCTATGCCAATGTGGCCGATAGAACGGCGGCCAAGGATTTTCCATCCTGGACCGTGCACGAGTGTTTTGACGGTTTCGTCTTCACGGCCCCCGTGGGAACGTATCGGCCCAACGCCTATGGGTTACATGATATGTTGGGCAATGTGTGGGAATGGTGTGCCGACGGTTACGATCCGCAAGCCTACCGCAAACACGGATCGAAAAATCCGGCCGTGTTGGGCCCTGCTGTGACGGCTCGAGTGATTCGCGGCGGAAGTTGGTACAGCCGCCCGGATGATGCCCGCTGTGCCAAGCGCGATGCCCTCAGCCGGCCCGATCGGCGGAGCCAGGACCTGGGCTTTCGCCTCGTGCGCCAATGA
- a CDS encoding alpha-ketoacid dehydrogenase subunit beta, protein MPKMTMVQALNMALRQEMEKDDRVIVLGEDVGVDGGVFRVTDGLIDRFGPDRVVDTPLAESAIVGMSIGMAVYGLRPVCEIQFSGFSYLNFHQIECHASRLRHRSQGRWTVPMVLRTPYGGGVRALEHHSESREVFYAHMPGLKMVIPSGPRNARALLVSAIRDPDPVIFFEPKAVYRAFREDVPEEEETLPIGKSLLAREGRHVTLITYGAMVRPVLEAADRLSQTDGIEPEVIDLLTLAPLDDTLLVESAKKTGRVVIVHEAPCSYGPGAELVARLVEKAFYFLEAPVRRVTGFDLIMPLFAREKAYLPNAERIVRAVKETLEAAA, encoded by the coding sequence ATGCCTAAGATGACCATGGTGCAAGCGCTGAATATGGCTTTGCGTCAAGAGATGGAAAAGGACGACCGAGTTATCGTTTTGGGAGAAGACGTGGGGGTGGACGGGGGTGTGTTTCGGGTGACGGACGGGCTCATCGACCGTTTCGGGCCCGATCGCGTTGTGGACACGCCTTTGGCCGAATCCGCCATTGTGGGCATGTCCATCGGCATGGCGGTCTACGGGCTTCGGCCCGTGTGCGAGATTCAATTTTCCGGATTCAGCTATCTGAACTTTCACCAGATCGAATGCCATGCCTCTCGGCTGCGGCACCGCTCCCAAGGCCGATGGACCGTCCCTATGGTCCTGCGCACACCGTACGGAGGCGGCGTGCGGGCTCTGGAACACCACTCGGAAAGCCGCGAAGTCTTTTACGCACACATGCCGGGCCTCAAAATGGTCATTCCTTCAGGGCCGAGAAACGCGCGAGCGCTGCTCGTTAGTGCCATTCGGGATCCGGATCCTGTGATCTTCTTTGAACCCAAGGCCGTCTACCGGGCTTTTCGGGAGGATGTCCCGGAAGAAGAGGAAACCTTGCCCATCGGAAAATCGCTTTTGGCGCGTGAAGGCCGACACGTGACCCTGATCACGTACGGGGCCATGGTGCGACCCGTGTTGGAGGCCGCCGACCGATTGAGCCAAACAGACGGGATTGAACCGGAAGTCATCGATCTTTTGACCCTGGCACCGCTGGATGACACCCTTTTGGTGGAATCCGCCAAGAAAACGGGGCGCGTGGTCATTGTGCATGAGGCGCCGTGTAGCTACGGTCCCGGTGCCGAACTGGTGGCGCGCTTGGTGGAAAAAGCGTTCTATTTCCTGGAAGCTCCGGTGCGGCGCGTCACCGGATTTGACCTCATCATGCCGCTTTTTGCTCGAGAAAAGGCATACCTGCCAAATGCTGAGCGGATTGTGCGCGCCGTGAAAGAAACCCTTGAGGCGGCGGCTTGA
- a CDS encoding ABC transporter permease, which yields MNFRRIGLNFKIARRSLANFKLRTALAVLGVFLGTFSLVTVSSLSQSMSVKTRLEMAAMGENLLIVQSGTVRTFGMRTRLISQATTLTTEDALAIANSTSWVEDVSPSSGTAFVVRAEAIVLKDVMVTGVTSNYPTVRNFHPRLGRFVSDEDEKISAKVVVLGHKVAAKLFAGQNPLGRTILIRRVPCQVIGVMEEKGADLSGFDQDNQIFMPLKTFLHRFVNKTYIQTIYVRVSREEGLSAAKKEIEELLRFRHRIGPGKRDDFTVMDMRDVMQLKSEAMTMITILGRIAAVVSFAIGGMGILSIMILIVNERRLEIGLRRAVGARRRDIAVQFLTESSAIALLGGFFGILFGVTFSGVVFTWLRYPVATSYAGLVGSFAASLVVGIGAGIYPSRKALAIQPVDVMRAEAR from the coding sequence ATGAATTTTCGTCGTATCGGGCTCAATTTCAAGATCGCCCGTCGTTCCCTGGCCAATTTCAAGCTTCGAACAGCGCTGGCGGTGCTAGGCGTTTTTTTGGGGACCTTTTCTTTGGTCACGGTCTCCAGCCTCTCCCAGTCCATGTCAGTCAAAACCCGCCTGGAAATGGCGGCGATGGGAGAAAACCTGCTCATTGTGCAAAGCGGTACGGTGCGCACTTTTGGCATGCGCACGCGCCTCATTTCCCAAGCGACCACGTTGACCACAGAAGATGCTCTGGCCATTGCCAACAGCACGTCATGGGTCGAGGACGTGAGCCCGTCTTCCGGCACGGCTTTTGTGGTTCGTGCCGAGGCGATCGTGCTCAAGGACGTCATGGTCACGGGGGTCACGTCCAACTATCCAACCGTGCGGAATTTTCACCCACGCCTCGGCCGTTTTGTGTCTGACGAGGACGAAAAAATCTCGGCCAAGGTAGTGGTGCTGGGGCATAAGGTGGCGGCCAAACTTTTTGCCGGGCAAAACCCCTTGGGCCGAACCATTCTCATTCGCCGCGTGCCGTGTCAGGTCATCGGCGTTATGGAAGAAAAAGGGGCGGACCTCTCCGGGTTCGATCAGGACAACCAGATCTTCATGCCGCTCAAGACCTTTCTTCACCGCTTCGTGAACAAAACCTATATTCAAACGATCTATGTGCGGGTGAGTCGAGAAGAAGGGTTGTCGGCAGCCAAGAAGGAAATTGAGGAGCTCTTGCGTTTCCGCCATCGAATCGGACCCGGAAAGCGCGATGATTTCACCGTGATGGACATGCGGGACGTGATGCAGCTCAAGAGCGAGGCCATGACCATGATCACGATTTTGGGGCGCATTGCGGCGGTGGTTTCCTTCGCCATTGGGGGAATGGGAATCCTTTCCATCATGATTTTGATCGTCAATGAACGGCGCCTGGAGATCGGATTGCGGCGCGCCGTCGGAGCGAGGCGTCGGGACATTGCTGTGCAGTTTCTGACGGAATCCTCGGCCATTGCCCTTTTGGGAGGGTTTTTTGGAATCCTTTTTGGGGTGACGTTTAGTGGAGTCGTTTTTACATGGCTGCGCTATCCCGTGGCCACATCCTATGCGGGTTTGGTCGGATCCTTTGCCGCGTCGCTGGTCGTGGGCATCGGCGCAGGCATTTATCCATCCCGAAAAGCTCTGGCCATTCAACCGGTGGACGTCATGCGTGCCGAAGCGCGCTAA
- the lpdA gene encoding dihydrolipoyl dehydrogenase — MVMGELSQETQVVVIGGGPGGYAAAFRAADLGLDVTLVEMEPRCGGTCLLRGCIPSKALLQTAEIIWDAEEAVRRGVHFDRPRMDLDKLRDWKNAIVAKLAVGLDHLAKKRGVQILNGRATFEDAHTLRLEGSEVSHLKFRHAIIAVGSEPMGLPGVSPTLKGRIMDSTGALNLEEIPQRLLVVGGGYIGLELGCAYAVFGSRVTLVHRSKRILGGVDEDLVRPLIKRIGALFEAVRLETDVAELREEADGVTAVLRDPEGTTRERFDRVLIAIGRIPRSRSMGLEKAGITVDDAGFIPVDSQCRTSVAHIYAVGDVAGQPMLAHKAMREGKVAAEAIAGMPSAYDVQAIPAVVYTDPQIAWAGLTENEARRQNIAVKIARFPWGASGRALTMDAADGLTKILFDPDSGRLLGMGIVGRGAETMIAEGVLAIEMGASAEDVALTVHAHPTLSETEGEAAEIFLGSATHLYVPRGAQGKGAPPL, encoded by the coding sequence ATGGTGATGGGGGAATTGAGTCAAGAAACCCAAGTGGTGGTCATCGGCGGCGGGCCCGGAGGCTACGCGGCGGCTTTTCGCGCAGCCGATTTGGGACTGGATGTAACCTTGGTGGAAATGGAACCTCGATGCGGAGGCACCTGCTTGCTTCGCGGTTGCATTCCGTCCAAAGCGCTGCTGCAGACGGCCGAAATCATTTGGGACGCTGAGGAAGCCGTTCGGCGCGGTGTGCATTTTGACAGGCCCAGGATGGACTTGGACAAGCTTCGAGACTGGAAGAACGCCATTGTGGCTAAACTCGCCGTGGGCCTGGATCATCTGGCCAAAAAGCGTGGCGTTCAAATCTTGAACGGCCGAGCGACCTTTGAAGATGCGCACACGCTGCGGCTGGAAGGTTCCGAAGTGAGCCACCTTAAGTTTCGTCACGCAATCATTGCCGTGGGATCCGAACCGATGGGGCTTCCCGGCGTGTCCCCCACCTTGAAAGGGCGCATCATGGATTCCACAGGCGCCCTGAATTTGGAAGAAATTCCCCAGCGACTTCTTGTGGTGGGAGGAGGATACATTGGGCTGGAATTGGGTTGTGCTTACGCCGTCTTCGGCAGCCGCGTCACGCTGGTGCATCGATCCAAAAGAATTCTCGGAGGGGTGGATGAAGATTTAGTACGTCCCTTGATCAAGAGAATCGGCGCTCTTTTTGAGGCCGTGCGATTGGAAACCGACGTGGCGGAACTTCGAGAAGAAGCGGACGGCGTCACAGCTGTTCTGCGAGATCCTGAAGGAACCACACGGGAACGGTTTGATCGCGTCCTCATCGCCATCGGCAGAATCCCACGGAGCCGTTCGATGGGTTTGGAAAAAGCGGGCATCACCGTGGACGATGCGGGATTCATTCCCGTGGATTCCCAATGCCGAACCTCGGTTGCCCATATCTACGCCGTGGGCGATGTGGCGGGCCAGCCCATGCTGGCCCACAAGGCCATGCGAGAAGGCAAGGTGGCGGCCGAAGCCATTGCCGGCATGCCTTCGGCCTACGATGTGCAAGCCATACCGGCCGTGGTCTATACGGACCCTCAGATCGCCTGGGCGGGACTCACTGAAAACGAGGCGCGTCGACAAAACATTGCGGTCAAAATCGCCCGTTTTCCGTGGGGCGCTTCCGGCCGAGCCCTTACCATGGATGCGGCCGACGGCTTGACCAAGATTCTGTTTGATCCCGATTCCGGACGGCTGCTGGGCATGGGCATCGTGGGTCGGGGCGCCGAAACCATGATCGCCGAGGGAGTTCTCGCCATCGAAATGGGGGCTTCGGCCGAAGATGTGGCCCTCACCGTGCACGCCCATCCCACTTTGTCGGAAACCGAAGGCGAGGCCGCCGAAATCTTTCTCGGCAGCGCCACCCACCTCTACGTGCCTCGAGGGGCCCAAGGTAAAGGGGCGCCCCCATTGTGA
- a CDS encoding dihydrolipoamide acetyltransferase family protein, whose translation MPKVFQLPDLGEGIHEGEIVEVLVKPGESILEGQPLLIVETDKASVEIPSPFTGVVEAVHVQPGQVVRVGDFLVTVLEKGEEAETAPVGVSAEGRSGGETPVQEPEARDKREGLPVAASPATRRLARELGVDLRQVRASGPGGRVTADDVRQAAQAIHEPKEVPLKPAEAAPSGEVKRPSRPVEGAPGSEPVGLGPEEEGERRVPLRSVRRVIARRMQESWARVPHVTHHEGIDITDLERLRQEVNSEAIDAAKHLSLTPFLVKAAVAVLKEFPFFNARLDEDRQEIVVHKAFHVGVAVDSPRGLVVPVLKNADRKSIAELNAELRLLSERARSGELNPEDVSGGTFTVTNIGPLGGRGFTPLINYPQVAILGAGRARLEPVVTGTLEDHTITVRLILPVVLAFDHRVVDGADGARFVNRLKALLENPKKMLIAL comes from the coding sequence ATGCCAAAAGTTTTTCAATTGCCCGACTTGGGGGAAGGGATTCACGAAGGGGAAATCGTCGAGGTGCTCGTTAAGCCCGGAGAATCCATTCTAGAAGGTCAGCCCCTGCTCATCGTGGAAACGGATAAGGCGAGTGTGGAGATTCCCTCGCCTTTTACGGGCGTGGTGGAAGCCGTGCACGTGCAACCCGGTCAGGTGGTGCGCGTCGGGGATTTCCTGGTGACGGTTTTGGAAAAAGGAGAAGAGGCGGAGACAGCGCCTGTGGGTGTCTCCGCTGAAGGGCGAAGCGGGGGAGAAACCCCGGTGCAGGAACCGGAAGCACGAGACAAACGGGAAGGGCTGCCGGTGGCGGCTTCGCCGGCAACGCGCCGTCTGGCCAGGGAATTGGGCGTGGATCTGCGTCAGGTTCGGGCCAGCGGTCCCGGAGGGCGCGTCACGGCAGACGATGTGCGCCAGGCGGCCCAGGCGATTCACGAACCCAAAGAAGTCCCTTTGAAGCCCGCCGAAGCGGCACCATCGGGGGAAGTCAAACGGCCGAGCCGTCCCGTAGAAGGCGCCCCTGGTTCCGAGCCCGTTGGTTTGGGGCCTGAGGAAGAAGGCGAACGCCGCGTGCCATTGCGATCGGTGCGCCGCGTCATCGCCCGGCGCATGCAAGAATCCTGGGCCAGGGTCCCGCACGTCACCCACCACGAAGGCATCGACATCACGGACCTGGAGCGGCTTCGGCAGGAAGTCAACAGCGAGGCCATCGATGCGGCAAAGCACCTTTCCCTGACGCCCTTTCTTGTCAAGGCGGCCGTGGCGGTCCTGAAGGAGTTTCCCTTTTTCAACGCGCGGCTGGATGAGGATAGGCAGGAAATTGTCGTGCACAAAGCCTTCCACGTGGGTGTGGCTGTGGATTCGCCCCGTGGCCTCGTTGTGCCGGTGCTCAAAAATGCGGACCGAAAAAGCATTGCGGAACTCAACGCTGAGCTCCGCCTTCTCTCAGAAAGGGCTCGATCGGGCGAACTCAACCCCGAGGATGTCTCCGGCGGCACCTTTACGGTGACCAACATCGGTCCTTTGGGCGGTCGAGGCTTTACGCCTCTGATCAATTATCCTCAAGTGGCCATTTTGGGTGCCGGCAGAGCGCGCCTCGAACCCGTCGTGACGGGCACGTTGGAAGACCACACCATCACTGTTCGGCTCATTTTGCCCGTGGTGTTGGCCTTTGACCACCGAGTTGTGGACGGCGCGGACGGCGCCCGCTTTGTCAACCGCCTTAAGGCGCTTCTGGAAAACCCTAAAAAAATGCTCATTGCTCTGTGA
- the pdhA gene encoding pyruvate dehydrogenase (acetyl-transferring) E1 component subunit alpha — translation MPRTPLAVDSPLEYLAILDEKGEVDSALEPNLSQELLLKLYRFMVLGRRFDERMLQLQRQGRLGTFAPIKGQEASQLGAVAALEPRDWMVPCFRETAAQLWRGTPMESILLYFGGFDEGGRIPEGQKDLPVAIPVASQLLHAVGLAWAAKYRKSDEVAMTFFGDGATSEGDFHEALNFAAVYQTPTVFVCQNNQWAISTPRSKQTRSRTLAQKALAYEMPGLQVDGNDVLAVYTAAKEAVDRARAGGGPTFIECVTYRMAMHTTADDPGRYRSDEEVAEWTRKDPIARVEKYLAAKGMLTPQEMEAVASEADAAIQEAIQRYEEIAKTLGDPLQMFDHHFEEMPVHLLEQREELRRFLETENEEARHA, via the coding sequence ATGCCGCGCACGCCGTTGGCAGTGGACAGTCCTTTGGAGTACCTGGCGATTCTCGATGAAAAGGGTGAGGTCGATTCGGCGCTGGAGCCGAATTTGTCCCAAGAACTGCTTTTGAAACTCTATCGGTTCATGGTTCTAGGGCGCCGCTTTGATGAGCGGATGCTCCAGTTGCAGCGCCAGGGACGGCTCGGCACCTTTGCCCCCATCAAGGGCCAGGAAGCGTCCCAGCTGGGCGCGGTGGCTGCCCTGGAGCCTCGCGATTGGATGGTGCCGTGTTTTCGAGAAACAGCGGCGCAACTGTGGCGTGGCACGCCCATGGAAAGCATCCTTTTGTACTTCGGAGGCTTTGATGAAGGAGGGCGCATTCCCGAAGGGCAAAAGGACCTGCCCGTAGCCATTCCCGTGGCTTCGCAGTTGCTCCATGCCGTGGGATTGGCCTGGGCGGCCAAGTACCGAAAGAGTGATGAAGTGGCCATGACCTTTTTTGGCGACGGTGCCACGTCGGAAGGGGATTTTCATGAAGCCCTGAATTTTGCGGCCGTTTACCAGACCCCTACGGTTTTTGTCTGCCAAAACAACCAGTGGGCCATTTCCACTCCTCGATCCAAACAGACCCGTTCCCGCACTTTGGCGCAAAAGGCTCTGGCCTACGAAATGCCGGGCCTTCAGGTGGATGGAAACGACGTGCTGGCCGTGTACACGGCGGCCAAGGAAGCCGTGGATCGCGCCCGAGCCGGCGGTGGTCCTACGTTTATTGAATGCGTGACCTATCGCATGGCCATGCATACCACGGCGGATGATCCCGGCCGATACCGAAGCGATGAAGAAGTGGCGGAGTGGACGCGGAAAGACCCCATTGCCAGGGTCGAAAAATACTTGGCGGCCAAGGGCATGCTCACCCCGCAGGAGATGGAAGCCGTAGCCTCAGAAGCTGATGCGGCGATTCAGGAAGCGATCCAGCGCTATGAGGAAATCGCTAAAACCCTTGGCGATCCTTTGCAAATGTTCGACCACCATTTTGAAGAGATGCCGGTCCACCTGCTGGAACAGCGGGAAGAACTGCGGCGGTTTCTTGAAACGGAAAACGAGGAGGCTCGCCATGCCTAA
- a CDS encoding M48 family metalloprotease codes for MESKGPMKKEGSRTLFLWVIVLFLVGCAVNPVTQRSQFSLMSPQQEVAIGRELYPLYTQMSYGLFQDPTLQDYVQTVGKRLASVSHRPNMPYEFNVVNGSEMNAYALPGGKISVTRGMVSKLHNEAQLAAVLAHEIGHVSAMHHATFYTRQTVASLLTGLGASMLQAGGGAGGDLLAQAGVVAANLVLMKYSRDQERQADELGMEYMVRAQYNPAGYVQTIALLQEEGQRQPSLLESFFSSHPLTTERIMASNRRLEQYGPGLRTPEALRKAPFREHTRYLRQVAPAYALMDEAKQDLSTGNAVRAASLLAQATAQAPKEALIWVFRAMAEKKAGKGREAVLSARRAVKLYPTLYHARYVAGVVLFDERNHRESLEQLTEANKIVADQPSVLFYMGRNWEAMGQRDRAARAYHAVLKKVQKGPMAQYCYQRLVEWGYLR; via the coding sequence ATGGAAAGTAAGGGACCCATGAAAAAAGAGGGGAGTCGAACGCTTTTTCTGTGGGTGATTGTGCTGTTCCTGGTGGGATGCGCCGTGAATCCCGTGACGCAGCGAAGCCAGTTTTCGCTCATGAGCCCTCAGCAGGAAGTGGCCATCGGCCGTGAGCTTTATCCGCTTTACACCCAAATGTCCTACGGATTGTTTCAGGACCCCACACTGCAAGACTACGTCCAGACCGTGGGAAAACGCCTGGCATCCGTCAGTCACCGGCCCAACATGCCCTACGAGTTCAATGTGGTCAACGGGTCGGAAATGAACGCCTACGCACTGCCGGGCGGCAAGATTTCCGTGACCCGCGGCATGGTGTCCAAACTCCACAATGAGGCCCAACTGGCGGCGGTGCTGGCCCACGAAATCGGCCATGTGTCCGCCATGCATCATGCCACTTTTTACACGCGGCAAACGGTGGCGAGTCTCCTAACGGGCCTGGGGGCGTCGATGCTGCAGGCCGGGGGTGGGGCCGGAGGAGATCTTTTGGCTCAAGCGGGTGTTGTGGCTGCAAATCTGGTTCTTATGAAATACAGCCGCGATCAGGAACGGCAGGCGGACGAGCTGGGCATGGAATACATGGTGCGTGCTCAGTACAACCCCGCAGGTTACGTCCAGACCATAGCCCTTTTGCAGGAAGAAGGTCAAAGACAGCCGTCGCTTTTGGAAAGTTTCTTTTCAAGCCATCCTTTGACCACGGAACGCATCATGGCTTCCAACCGTAGGCTTGAACAATACGGCCCGGGTTTGCGCACACCCGAAGCCCTTCGAAAAGCCCCGTTTCGAGAACATACGCGCTACCTTCGACAGGTGGCCCCGGCCTATGCTCTCATGGACGAAGCCAAACAGGACTTGTCCACAGGGAATGCCGTGCGTGCCGCCTCACTCCTTGCCCAGGCCACCGCTCAAGCGCCCAAGGAAGCCCTCATTTGGGTCTTCCGGGCCATGGCCGAAAAGAAGGCGGGCAAGGGCCGTGAAGCCGTTTTGTCCGCGCGCCGAGCCGTGAAACTCTACCCCACACTTTACCATGCGCGATATGTGGCCGGAGTGGTGCTGTTTGATGAAAGGAACCACCGGGAAAGTCTGGAGCAGTTGACGGAAGCGAACAAAATCGTCGCCGATCAGCCATCGGTCCTATTCTATATGGGCAGAAACTGGGAAGCCATGGGCCAAAGGGACCGCGCGGCTCGCGCCTACCACGCGGTCCTAAAGAAAGTGCAAAAGGGGCCCATGGCCCAATACTGTTACCAAAGATTGGTGGAGTGGGGTTATTTGCGCTAA
- a CDS encoding aminotransferase class V-fold PLP-dependent enzyme, whose product MMCKNADLFPVKKEGVFLAHCAISPLPRPAHEAIALVALGQMERGVFGLASYRHTVEDLRRAAAELLFTHPDNVAFVKNTSEAMGMIAHGYPFRQGDEILSYVHEYPANHYPWRLQERRGVRLVLLPNRPMATRPTQGLPCGWSLEDVQRLTTPRTRLVAISHVQFTSGYAADLEELGTYCRERGIDLVVDAAQSLGSLVIDPERYHIAAIAASGWKWLFGPTGTGLFYTSPEFRQKLGDVLVGAEAMVQGDDYLNHTWQPHTSARRFEYSTTPTILAAALAASLRSAILSVGINHIQQEIFRLQDRLLQGLDSQRYTPLVFSTPHRSAILSVLCQRSAEEIMKEAARRGVFVSARSGYLRLAPHWCTTDEEIDRALDVLNAL is encoded by the coding sequence ATGATGTGCAAGAATGCCGATCTGTTCCCCGTCAAGAAGGAAGGAGTCTTTCTCGCCCATTGCGCCATTTCCCCTTTGCCTAGGCCGGCCCATGAAGCCATCGCCCTGGTTGCTTTGGGGCAGATGGAGCGAGGTGTTTTTGGTCTCGCCTCGTATCGACACACGGTGGAAGACCTGCGCCGAGCCGCTGCGGAACTGCTCTTCACCCATCCCGACAACGTGGCCTTTGTCAAGAACACCTCGGAAGCCATGGGCATGATCGCCCACGGCTACCCTTTTCGCCAAGGGGATGAAATCCTCAGCTATGTTCATGAATACCCCGCCAATCACTATCCGTGGCGTTTGCAGGAACGCAGGGGCGTGCGATTGGTCCTGTTGCCCAATCGGCCCATGGCCACCCGACCCACACAGGGCCTTCCATGCGGATGGTCCCTAGAAGATGTGCAGCGTTTGACGACGCCGCGCACGCGGCTCGTGGCCATTAGCCATGTGCAGTTCACCAGCGGCTATGCGGCCGATCTGGAAGAGTTGGGAACCTATTGCCGAGAACGCGGCATCGACTTGGTGGTGGATGCGGCCCAGAGTTTGGGCAGCCTTGTCATTGACCCTGAACGGTACCACATCGCGGCCATTGCGGCTTCCGGATGGAAATGGCTTTTTGGGCCCACGGGCACAGGCCTTTTTTACACTTCACCGGAATTTCGACAAAAATTAGGGGATGTTCTGGTCGGAGCCGAAGCCATGGTGCAAGGAGATGACTACCTCAACCACACATGGCAGCCGCACACCAGTGCCCGCCGGTTTGAATACAGCACGACGCCGACGATTTTGGCGGCGGCCTTGGCGGCTAGCCTGCGATCGGCCATTCTTTCGGTGGGCATAAACCACATTCAACAAGAAATCTTTCGGCTTCAAGACCGCCTTCTTCAGGGGCTGGATTCGCAACGTTACACGCCGCTCGTCTTTTCCACACCGCACCGGTCGGCCATTTTGTCGGTCCTATGTCAGCGTTCTGCGGAAGAGATCATGAAGGAAGCGGCGCGTCGCGGCGTGTTCGTCTCGGCCCGATCCGGTTACCTCCGCTTGGCCCCTCACTGGTGCACCACAGACGAAGAGATTGACCGGGCCCTTGATGTGTTGAACGCCCTTTAG